Proteins encoded by one window of Emticicia oligotrophica DSM 17448:
- a CDS encoding serine hydrolase, whose translation MKKLIFTLIFSVMLLDISAQKQNFDATKTAIEAKLKAVDGVFAVAFKDLQTGKTLFINEKENFHAASTMKTPVMIEVFKQAKAGKFKLTDSILVKNEFKSIVDGSPYSMDIADDSGDGMYKQIGKKMTIYDLTYQMIIVSSNLATNILIDLVDAKNANQSMRALGAKDIQVLRGVEDQKAFDKGLSNTTTAYDLMLIFEKIAENKVIDKKSCEEMRKILFDQKFNEIIPEKLPKTVKVAHKTGSITGVQHDSGIVYLPDGRKYVLVLLSKKLKNADAGVKVLAEVSEMIYESVK comes from the coding sequence ATGAAAAAACTAATTTTTACGCTCATTTTCTCTGTTATGCTACTGGATATTTCTGCTCAGAAACAAAACTTTGATGCTACAAAAACTGCCATAGAAGCAAAACTAAAAGCCGTAGATGGTGTGTTTGCGGTTGCTTTCAAAGATTTACAAACTGGAAAGACTTTGTTTATCAACGAAAAAGAGAATTTTCATGCGGCTAGTACCATGAAAACGCCTGTGATGATTGAAGTTTTCAAGCAAGCAAAAGCAGGTAAATTCAAACTTACTGATTCAATTTTGGTAAAAAATGAGTTTAAAAGTATTGTTGATGGAAGCCCATATAGCATGGATATTGCCGATGATAGTGGCGATGGCATGTATAAGCAGATTGGTAAAAAAATGACAATCTATGACCTCACTTACCAAATGATTATTGTAAGTAGTAATTTGGCAACCAATATTCTGATTGATTTGGTCGATGCAAAAAATGCTAATCAAAGCATGAGAGCATTGGGGGCAAAAGATATTCAAGTATTACGTGGTGTGGAAGACCAAAAAGCTTTCGATAAAGGTCTTAGTAATACAACTACTGCTTATGATTTGATGTTGATTTTTGAGAAAATTGCCGAAAATAAGGTAATTGATAAAAAATCTTGTGAAGAAATGCGTAAGATTTTGTTCGACCAAAAGTTTAATGAAATCATTCCCGAAAAACTACCAAAAACTGTTAAAGTGGCTCATAAGACTGGCTCAATTACGGGCGTTCAGCACGATTCAGGTATTGTTTATTTGCCAGATGGACGAAAATATGTGTTGGTATTACTTTCTAAAAAACTTAAAAATGCCGATGCAGGAGTGAAGGTTTTGGCCGAAGTTTCAGAGATGATTTATGAATCAGTAAAATAA
- a CDS encoding toxin-antitoxin system YwqK family antitoxin, with protein MKFKHIATLFFAFLVLACHERKAKSSVLNVDINLKKTDRGWLYKGQPFSGYMIEKEENRVVYQLPIAEGREQGLAKGWYNSGEKLLERIFINGQKEGVFKQWWPNGKLRYLFQYKHDQFDGKQLVYFPNGKVREESNYQLGEKEGTQKVWDENSKLISNYVIKDKRIYGVVSVKSCIPVDGH; from the coding sequence TTGAAATTTAAGCATATAGCGACTTTATTTTTTGCTTTTCTCGTATTGGCATGCCATGAAAGAAAAGCAAAAAGTAGTGTTTTAAACGTTGATATTAACCTAAAAAAAACGGATAGAGGCTGGCTTTACAAAGGGCAGCCTTTTTCGGGTTATATGATTGAAAAAGAAGAAAATAGAGTGGTTTATCAATTACCGATTGCCGAAGGAAGAGAGCAAGGTTTGGCAAAAGGCTGGTATAATTCAGGAGAAAAGTTGTTAGAACGTATTTTCATTAATGGTCAAAAAGAAGGCGTTTTTAAGCAATGGTGGCCAAACGGAAAGTTAAGGTATTTGTTTCAATATAAACACGACCAGTTTGATGGAAAACAATTAGTGTATTTTCCGAATGGGAAAGTCAGAGAAGAAAGCAATTATCAGTTGGGAGAAAAAGAAGGTACACAAAAGGTTTGGGATGAAAACAGTAAGTTGATTTCAAATTATGTTATCAAAGATAAGAGAATTTATGGGGTAGTTTCAGTGAAAAGCTGTATCCCAGTTGATGGACATTGA
- a CDS encoding c-type cytochrome, with the protein MNSLSSKNTRSIILSVGLLAATIVACRSEIEQTPPTPIVNSITSDERSLKVGVVNHPGQLLASNCFQCHGTNGTGLEHLAGKSANEIVNELREMSAKNPRAEIMNVHAKAYTTDEMKLIGDFFSKQ; encoded by the coding sequence ATGAACTCACTATCTTCCAAAAATACAAGAAGTATTATATTATCTGTTGGTCTGTTGGCGGCAACTATTGTAGCTTGCCGTAGTGAAATCGAACAAACTCCGCCAACACCAATCGTTAACTCTATAACTTCTGATGAGCGTTCTTTAAAGGTTGGGGTTGTTAATCATCCAGGACAACTACTAGCCTCCAACTGTTTTCAATGCCACGGTACCAATGGTACTGGATTAGAACATTTAGCTGGTAAAAGTGCCAATGAAATTGTTAACGAATTGAGAGAAATGTCGGCTAAAAATCCTCGTGCTGAAATTATGAATGTCCATGCCAAAGCATATACTACAGATGAAATGAAATTAATTGGGGACTTTTTTTCAAAACAATAA
- a CDS encoding FAD-dependent oxidoreductase produces the protein MKRRSFLNNLGASALGLGIIENSFGQETKNVVNDIHSLIQVPSNIVATGRVIVIGGGMAGTTAAKYLKLWGGTGVEVTLIEPNASYYSNIFSNMVLVGERTLEQLTFNYNLLRTKYGVSVLQNSVTGINPSGKSVTLNSGKVLPYDKLVIAPGIDFEPIQLSGTAANQAKIVHAWKAGQQTTSLKNQVQAMTKKDTFIITIPPKPYRCPPGPYERACVVADYLKRIKGGGKVIILDANPSIQAEPENFTNAFNNTHKGIITYVPNATVISIDADKGTVNTNQGTFTGKVINAIPTHKAGSLITNSGIGLANAGNGKWAGVNVLTYESTVHQNIHIIGDASSTTQPKAGHIANAEAKVCADAIIHMLKGEAVNPSPMTNSACFTPITKSTASWLSVVFRYDPVSKTMVPTGNGVTESLGATKDNYEDMIKWFNNLMSDTFS, from the coding sequence ATGAAACGTAGAAGTTTTTTAAATAATCTTGGAGCATCGGCTTTAGGGTTAGGCATTATAGAAAATTCATTTGGACAAGAAACGAAGAATGTTGTTAATGATATTCATTCTTTGATTCAAGTGCCAAGTAATATAGTTGCCACAGGACGTGTGATTGTAATTGGTGGAGGCATGGCAGGTACAACAGCAGCTAAATATCTGAAACTATGGGGAGGAACCGGAGTTGAAGTAACTTTAATAGAACCTAATGCTAGCTATTACTCTAATATCTTTAGTAATATGGTATTAGTAGGAGAACGGACATTAGAACAATTGACATTTAATTATAATTTGCTGAGGACAAAATATGGAGTTTCGGTTTTACAAAATTCTGTAACAGGCATCAATCCTTCAGGAAAAAGTGTAACACTAAATAGCGGAAAGGTATTGCCTTACGACAAATTAGTTATAGCACCGGGAATTGATTTCGAACCAATACAACTTTCGGGCACAGCAGCTAATCAGGCCAAAATTGTTCATGCGTGGAAAGCAGGTCAACAAACAACCTCTTTGAAAAACCAAGTTCAAGCCATGACCAAAAAGGATACATTTATCATCACGATACCGCCCAAACCCTACCGTTGCCCGCCCGGGCCCTACGAAAGAGCCTGTGTCGTAGCCGACTATTTAAAGAGAATTAAAGGTGGAGGAAAAGTAATCATTTTAGATGCAAATCCAAGTATTCAGGCAGAACCAGAAAACTTTACAAACGCATTTAACAATACACACAAAGGTATAATTACCTATGTACCAAATGCAACGGTAATCAGCATTGATGCCGATAAGGGTACTGTCAATACAAATCAGGGGACTTTCACAGGTAAGGTTATTAATGCAATACCCACACACAAAGCAGGCAGTTTAATTACAAATTCTGGAATTGGTCTTGCTAATGCAGGTAATGGCAAGTGGGCAGGTGTAAATGTACTTACTTACGAATCAACAGTTCACCAAAATATTCACATCATTGGCGATGCATCTTCTACAACTCAACCTAAAGCAGGGCATATTGCGAATGCTGAAGCTAAAGTTTGTGCTGATGCTATTATACATATGTTAAAAGGTGAGGCGGTAAATCCAAGTCCGATGACGAATTCAGCTTGTTTTACACCAATAACAAAATCTACTGCTTCTTGGCTATCGGTAGTATTTAGATATGACCCTGTCAGTAAAACAATGGTTCCTACTGGCAATGGCGTAACTGAATCTTTGGGAGCCACCAAAGACAACTATGAAGATATGATAAAATGGTTTAATAATTTAATGTCTGATACATTTTCATAG
- the scpA gene encoding methylmalonyl-CoA mutase: MKPDFSKISLDTNVAGIEATASSSTSFRTAEGINIKPRFTAKDIESAEHLHFSAGIPPFLRGPYSTMYVMQPWTIRQYAGFSTAEESNAFYRRNLAAGQKGLSVAFDLATHRGYDSDHPRVTGDVGKAGVAIDTVEDMKILFDQIPLDQMSVSMTMNGAVLPIMAFYIIAAEEQGVSPDKLSGTIQNDILKEFMVRNTYIYPPEFSMRIVGDIFAYTSKYMPKFNSISISGYHIHEAGAPAHIELAYTLADGLEYIRTGIAAGMDIDDFAPRLSFFWGIGMNHFMEIAKMRAGRLLWSKIVKKFNPKNSKSLALRTHCQTSGWSLTEQDPFNNVTRTAIEAMAAALGHTQSLHTNSLDEAIALPTDFSARIARNTQLYIQHETEICRVVDPWGGSYYVEYLTKELVEKAWALIEEVEDLGGMTKAIETGLPKMRIEEAAARKQARIDSGKDVIVGVNKYKADDATEIELLEVDNQEVRRKQITKLTEVKAKRNEAEVQAILEKITAGSSSTGENLLALAVEAARKRATLGEISYAMEKVAGRHKATIRSISGVYQAEVSDDENFQLAKSLADKFAEIEGRRPRIMVAKMGQDGHDRGAKVIATSFADLGFDVDIGPLFQTPEETARQAAENDVHIVGASSLAAGHKTLIPQLIEELKKLGREDIMVIAGGVIPAQDYQYLYDAGVKGVFGPGTVISVAAQKILHELMNESI, translated from the coding sequence ATGAAACCAGATTTTTCTAAAATATCTTTAGATACAAATGTTGCTGGTATTGAAGCTACTGCTTCCTCATCGACTTCCTTTCGTACGGCTGAGGGTATTAATATTAAGCCAAGGTTTACTGCCAAAGATATTGAATCGGCAGAACATTTGCATTTTTCGGCGGGTATTCCCCCCTTTTTACGTGGGCCATACAGTACGATGTATGTTATGCAACCTTGGACAATTCGTCAATATGCGGGCTTTTCTACCGCTGAAGAATCCAATGCATTTTACCGTAGAAACTTAGCGGCAGGCCAGAAGGGGCTTTCAGTAGCTTTTGACTTAGCTACGCATCGAGGTTATGATTCTGACCATCCACGTGTGACAGGTGATGTAGGAAAAGCGGGTGTGGCGATTGATACGGTTGAAGATATGAAAATATTATTTGACCAAATTCCACTCGACCAAATGTCGGTTTCCATGACCATGAATGGAGCGGTTTTGCCCATTATGGCTTTTTATATCATTGCTGCCGAAGAACAAGGGGTTTCGCCAGATAAACTTTCAGGAACTATCCAAAATGATATTCTGAAAGAATTTATGGTACGAAATACTTACATTTATCCACCTGAGTTTTCGATGCGAATTGTGGGTGATATTTTTGCCTATACTTCTAAATATATGCCAAAATTCAATTCGATTTCAATATCGGGTTATCATATACACGAAGCTGGAGCTCCTGCTCACATCGAATTAGCCTATACTTTGGCCGATGGCTTAGAATATATTCGTACGGGTATTGCGGCTGGAATGGATATTGATGATTTTGCTCCTCGACTTTCTTTTTTTTGGGGAATAGGCATGAATCATTTCATGGAAATCGCCAAAATGAGAGCAGGAAGGCTACTTTGGTCGAAAATTGTAAAGAAATTTAATCCTAAAAATTCAAAATCTCTTGCTTTGCGTACTCACTGCCAGACCTCTGGGTGGTCGCTTACCGAACAAGACCCTTTTAATAATGTAACTCGAACCGCCATTGAAGCAATGGCTGCTGCTTTGGGGCATACACAATCTTTACATACCAATTCACTTGATGAGGCCATTGCTCTTCCCACTGATTTTTCAGCAAGAATTGCCCGAAATACCCAATTATACATTCAACACGAAACTGAAATCTGTCGAGTTGTTGACCCTTGGGGTGGGTCTTATTACGTTGAATATTTGACTAAAGAATTGGTCGAGAAAGCTTGGGCTTTAATTGAAGAAGTAGAAGATTTAGGAGGAATGACAAAGGCAATCGAGACGGGCTTGCCTAAAATGAGAATTGAAGAAGCAGCGGCCAGAAAGCAAGCAAGGATTGATTCAGGGAAAGATGTTATTGTTGGTGTGAATAAATATAAAGCTGATGATGCGACTGAAATAGAACTATTGGAAGTTGATAATCAGGAGGTAAGACGTAAGCAAATTACCAAATTAACAGAAGTTAAAGCTAAACGAAATGAAGCAGAAGTACAGGCGATTTTAGAGAAAATTACGGCTGGTTCATCTTCAACAGGAGAGAATCTACTTGCTCTTGCTGTTGAAGCAGCACGAAAAAGAGCTACATTAGGAGAAATATCGTATGCCATGGAAAAAGTAGCAGGCCGCCACAAAGCCACCATTCGTTCGATTTCGGGGGTTTACCAAGCCGAAGTTTCTGATGATGAGAATTTTCAGCTTGCAAAATCATTGGCCGATAAATTTGCAGAAATAGAGGGCCGTCGACCAAGAATTATGGTGGCCAAAATGGGTCAAGATGGCCATGACCGTGGAGCAAAAGTAATCGCTACTAGTTTTGCTGATTTAGGCTTCGATGTAGATATAGGTCCGCTTTTCCAAACGCCAGAAGAAACGGCTCGTCAGGCGGCAGAAAATGATGTACATATAGTTGGAGCTTCTAGCTTAGCGGCTGGTCATAAGACTCTCATACCTCAACTTATCGAAGAATTAAAGAAATTAGGTCGTGAAGATATTATGGTAATTGCTGGAGGTGTGATTCCTGCACAAGATTATCAATACCTTTATGATGCAGGCGTGAAAGGCGTATTTGGGCCGGGTACGGTTATTTCTGTTGCTGCACAGAAAATTTTACATGAATTGATGAATGAAAGTATTTAG
- a CDS encoding winged helix-turn-helix transcriptional regulator: MENIALRKTKDFTPGNCPVVYCMNIIGGKWKPSIIHMIRTDRNRYSILLKNITEISKQTLTNQLRELEADGIIERIIYPEIPPRVEYKITPYGSSLLPIIDSMYQWGREHMATDKKGYCN; encoded by the coding sequence ATGGAAAATATAGCACTTAGAAAGACAAAAGACTTTACACCAGGGAATTGTCCGGTGGTGTATTGCATGAATATTATTGGTGGAAAATGGAAACCCAGCATTATTCACATGATACGAACCGATAGAAATAGATATAGTATTTTACTGAAAAATATTACAGAAATCAGTAAGCAAACTTTAACCAATCAGTTAAGAGAGTTAGAGGCCGATGGTATTATCGAGAGAATCATTTACCCCGAAATTCCACCAAGAGTAGAGTACAAAATTACCCCCTATGGTAGCAGTTTATTACCGATTATAGATAGTATGTATCAATGGGGCAGAGAACACATGGCAACCGATAAAAAAGGCTATTGTAATTAA
- a CDS encoding multicopper oxidase family protein: MTKVALFLASLIFIVTYGCSKTDDITVTPSTTTTTSSTYNELWIPPTITGKTFDLTLAKSSKQLRTGAKTATYGYNGAEFWGPTLIMNKGDFVQMNVTNNLSETTTTHWHGFHIPAIMDGGPHQMIEPNTTWKPSFEIKNNAGTYWYHPHLHEKTFQQLTYGAGGLIIIKDPVESALALPRTYGTDDIPLVLTSRRYNSDNSFTVTEHAYGDYAMANGTHDAQISLPKQFVRFRILNAETERGYNLGFSDNRNFYVITNDGGLLDAPVEVTRVKLAVGERVEILVDLSKDAVGASLDMKAYNANQEFGFGGSEPQTTGQFGSLLNNKDFNVLHIKVKAATANAITTVPAKLTTNTYWKESDATNTRTIKITGGQAGSAFTFDNNTYGFTTINQNVKLNAVEKWTIVNNNIFGHSFHIHDIQFKIVSRSSGPIANYESGWKDTFYIRTGETVSVVAKYDDFASSTNPFMYHCHFPNHEDAGLMGQFLVTQ; the protein is encoded by the coding sequence ATGACAAAAGTAGCACTTTTCTTAGCCTCTCTTATTTTTATTGTTACTTACGGTTGCAGTAAAACAGATGATATAACAGTTACGCCAAGCACCACAACTACCACGAGCTCAACCTACAATGAACTCTGGATTCCGCCAACAATAACGGGTAAAACCTTTGATTTAACATTAGCAAAATCAAGTAAACAACTGCGTACAGGAGCTAAAACTGCTACTTATGGCTATAATGGTGCAGAGTTTTGGGGACCAACCTTGATAATGAACAAAGGCGATTTTGTTCAGATGAATGTTACCAATAATCTTTCCGAAACTACTACTACGCATTGGCATGGTTTTCATATCCCTGCCATTATGGATGGTGGCCCTCATCAGATGATTGAACCCAATACCACTTGGAAGCCCTCTTTTGAAATAAAAAATAATGCAGGTACTTATTGGTATCACCCACACTTACACGAAAAAACATTTCAGCAATTAACCTATGGTGCTGGTGGACTCATCATCATAAAAGACCCAGTTGAGTCGGCTTTGGCATTGCCACGAACTTACGGAACTGACGATATTCCCTTGGTATTAACTAGCAGAAGATATAATTCTGATAACTCATTTACAGTTACTGAACATGCTTATGGTGATTATGCCATGGCCAATGGCACGCATGATGCTCAGATTAGTTTACCGAAACAATTTGTTCGTTTCAGAATTTTGAATGCCGAAACCGAACGAGGATATAACCTTGGCTTTAGCGATAATCGTAATTTTTATGTCATCACCAATGATGGGGGCTTGCTCGATGCTCCAGTTGAAGTAACACGAGTGAAATTAGCTGTAGGTGAACGTGTTGAAATTTTGGTTGATTTAAGTAAAGATGCCGTTGGAGCAAGTTTAGATATGAAAGCCTACAATGCCAATCAAGAATTTGGTTTTGGCGGGAGCGAACCACAAACTACTGGTCAATTTGGTAGTTTATTAAATAATAAAGATTTCAATGTTTTGCATATCAAGGTGAAAGCTGCAACTGCAAATGCAATTACAACCGTGCCTGCAAAATTGACCACAAATACGTATTGGAAAGAATCAGATGCTACTAATACTCGTACCATCAAGATAACTGGTGGACAGGCGGGGTCGGCTTTTACATTTGATAATAATACTTATGGTTTTACAACCATCAACCAAAACGTAAAACTAAATGCTGTCGAGAAATGGACGATAGTGAATAATAATATTTTCGGGCATTCTTTTCACATCCATGATATTCAATTTAAGATTGTTTCTCGAAGTTCAGGTCCGATTGCCAATTATGAATCGGGTTGGAAAGATACTTTTTATATCCGAACTGGTGAAACAGTATCCGTAGTAGCAAAATACGACGATTTTGCGAGCAGCACCAATCCATTTATGTACCATTGCCATTTCCCGAACCACGAAGATGCAGGGTTAATGGGACAGTTTTTAGTAACCCAATAA
- a CDS encoding helix-turn-helix domain-containing protein, which produces MRYVRKITEEQVEYLREVSRHSRNYRERERAKAILLSYKGYNVTVLSDIFEVSRGTITNWLDAWEERGIFGLKDLPKMNNNSINQKTLVYN; this is translated from the coding sequence ATGCGTTACGTTAGAAAAATAACCGAAGAACAAGTTGAGTACTTACGAGAAGTGTCGCGTCATAGCCGTAATTATCGTGAACGAGAGCGGGCTAAGGCTATTTTATTGAGCTACAAGGGTTACAACGTAACTGTATTATCTGATATTTTTGAAGTGAGCCGAGGTACAATTACCAATTGGCTTGATGCTTGGGAAGAAAGGGGTATTTTCGGATTGAAAGATTTACCTAAGATGAATAATAATTCAATCAACCAAAAAACTTTAGTTTATAACTAA